DNA sequence from the Runella rosea genome:
TTTGACTGGCGCAATCCCCATTGGTTTCAACGACTGAGTCGTCAACAGAATGTCGCGGTTGCGGGTTGTTTCATCGACCACTATCTGCGCTTGGCCGTCACTAATTTCCAAAGTTAAGAGTCTGCAATTGGATTTGTCGGTTATGTCATAGCCTGTGGCGGTCGTGGGCACATTTTGTACCAAAAGTAAAGCAGACTGACGGGCGTTGGCCAGAAGGTGAAATACCTTGGAGGACACCCCCGCCATGTCGAAGGCCTGCGGATAGGATAGTTTTACGTAGGTAATTGAAAATTGATTTTTAATGTTGGTTTTTTTGGGCTCAAAACGTACGCTAAGGCGTTGGTTGAGCACCGAACTTGCCGCAATGGTGGTCTGGAATGTCTGGCTCATAAATCCCCAAAAATCCAAGGAGGGCAGGGTGGTTTGGGGATTGGTGTCTACTTGAATCTCAATTTGATGAAACAGATTATCCCGACCGTTGATCATGCCTTCCAGTTTGATGGGCCAATTGGTTTCGATTTGATTCACCAATTTGAAATGAACTACACCAATGGAGTCAGAGGTCAGGAGGTTTCCAGACCATCCCTCTCCAGGCTCAAAATAACTTTGTTGGAGCGTAGGTTCGATTCCTTTCAAACTGTTAAAAGTATATTCTTTTATGAAGGCTTGGACGGTCTCTTCAAGGTGGAATTTTTCAAGGATAAGGCCTTGTGCGGAGGTATTTAATTCCAAAATTCGTTTGCCAGCAGATGAAGGATGGATGGTTAGGAAATAGGCAGCAACGTCCGAAAATAGCGTTTGATAGGGGTGTAGCCTTTTTTGTGGCCGATAGAGCAGCGAATCTTGACTCCCGTCGTTTCCTTCGCCGTAGAATTCAAGGTAATCAGTGTCTTCAAAAATCCCGTTTTGTTGGCCTACAATGCGTATGGCTATTTCCTTTCCTCGCCAGAATAATTGCCAATGAATAGGGTTTGTCTGGAGAAAAGTAGCATCTGCGTTTTTAATATCCTGATAACTGATACGATAAATTCCCGATTGCGTAATTGAAAATTTTAAATATTTCTGATTGGGCCTAATCCATTCGTTGACCAACTGACTTTGAGCATTTAAGGTCAGGGTATTGAAACACAACCACGCTAGAAGTATTATTTTTACACTTTCAAAGTGAAACAATGTTTTACGCATAACTCAGGTTGTATATTAAAGTGGATTCTGGATTACCCAGAAAAGTGCAAAAATGAGATATTTGTAGTATTTCGTGTATAGAACTTAAATGTATGCTTCATGACAAAACTAAATTACTTTGATTAATGAAATATGAGGTAGTCCTTGTGTCGATAGCTATCATGTATTGTTCACTGTACTTCTAATTCTCCTCCAACACTCAATTACATAGAAAGCTTTAACAAGGTAGACATTTTTTTTGGATGGTAAGTATCAGAAAATGGCTCTCCCTAAGGGGTAAATACACTGGCGGTTCAAGTTTCAGCCTTTAACTGACCTTGAAATATTAAAACGATTATTTTTTTGGTAGAAGAAGCCATTGTCTTGGCTGTCTGTGAGGGTGATTTTTAAAAAAAGGGAGGTTGATTATTTGTTAAAACCGTGATTTGTTTATACCAATGTCTACTTAAACACATAGTATGTAAATAGTTGGTATCCAAATGGTTGTCTTAGTTTGGTTAGGTGCTTGTGTAGTAAAATTTAATAAAAAATCAATTATTCAGATTCTGTGGTAGTATGTTCCCAAGATTTGCATTTTGGTTTATCTTGAAGTAAATGGATAAATTAAATCTGACTTAATCGAAAGCCATCGTTTAATCGACTAAATTTATTAAATCCCTAACACCGTGCGATTCCCCAAGACCTTTTCAAATTGGAGAAAGGTTGAGTATCCTTCCGTTGTTTCAATGATTTTGGATTCTCCTTTGAGTTTTTTACTTAAAATCTTTACCAGATTCAATCCAAAAGCGGTTCCATTATTTAATTCTGGGGCTTTGGCGGAGCCAATACCATTGTCTTTTACTTGAAGGCAGAGTTTGCCATTTTCCTCACATAATGAAAGTTCAATCTCGCCTGTTCGCCCCTCTGGGAAAGCATATTTAAGAGAATTGGTTAATAATTCATTAACAATGAGGCCAATAATCATGGCGGTGTCGACGTCTAAATAAATCTGATCTAGCTTATAATTAATCTTCACTTGTTCGGTGGTAATCAAGCCAAATGAATCCAATAACGAAATACCTAGATTTTTGAGATAATCGTTCATATCAACCGTTCCTGGATTGACTCCCATGTATAATTTTTGGTGAATCAGCCCCATCGCTTCCACCCGGTTTTCACTTTCTCGAATGGCTTCCAAAGCCACTTTATCTTTTATGTATCTACTTTGAAGATGCAATAAACTGGAAAGAACTTGAAGGTTGTTTTTCACGCGGTGATGAATTTCTCTTATCAGATACTCCTTTTCTTTATTGCGCTGGCGCAATGTACGAATGAGTCTGAAGAGCATCAGGCCACCAATTAACATGAGGCCAAGGAAGGAAGATAAAGCCCAAAGTTTTATCCTATCTTCCGATAGTTGCTTATTTTGTAAGGCAATTTGAGTCTCCTTCTGCTCGGATTCATATTGGGTTTTTAAACTCGAAAATTGAGTGCTATTCTGAATACGGAGCAGACTGTCACCGATATAGGATGCTTTTTTTTGAAAGTAGAAGGCAGAATCGTATTGGTTAAGCTGGCCATAGGCTTCGGCCAGAAGTTTATAATTATCTACAGCCTGTTGGGAGTGAAATGTTTTTTTTAGAAGTTTTTCATTTTCAAGGAGATAAGGCAAGGCATCTCGATATTGCTCCATCAGTTTGTAAACCTGGCCAATATTGCCAGTAACCGATGAGGTGAGCCAATAAATTCCGCTGCGTTGGGCTATTTGAAGACTTTGGTTGTAATCCGCTAGGGCGGATGAATATTGTCGCTTTTTTATGTAAGTATTGGCTCTACTATTCAGTGAAAGAGCAATATCAATGTCGTAGTTGAAGAGGCGCCTGATTGCTAGACTTTCGTTATGAAATGCCAACGCTTTTTGAATGTTACCAGACTGCAGCCAAGCATCCCCGAGAATTTGGGCCGATGTGGAGAGGTCCCTTAAAATATTTGATTGTTTTTGTTCATCGTACGCTTTTTGAGCATAATTGATTGCGTCTTCCAATTTATTCTGAGAAAAAAAAACGAAGGCTAATTCAGAATTAGCCTTTGCAATACCAATGGGGTCATTGAGTTTTTGATAAATTGTAAGCGCCCGAAATCCGTAAAGTAGCGCTTTTTCAAAATTGCCCAGATTGTTATATACCCAACAGATTTTACCAAAAATTCTGGCTTCCCATTTTAAATTATTTTGTTTTTGGAATGCGTACAAAGCCCGATTGTAGTAATAAAAGGCAGAATCGGGTTGGCTTAAATTCGCCCCAGCATTTCCTAGATTAAATTCAATTTTGGGTATCCATTCTAGGTGGTTATTTACTTTAGCAATATGGTATGAAAGATGAAAGATTCTTTTTGCCCTTCTGATATCGGTGTTGTTTACAGATTCAGCTAAATTATATAATTTTCTGATTTTAAGTAGGTTATTATCCAATAACAAAATCTTTTTCACAGAACTATCAGGGAGAGTATTTTGTGAAAAAACCGAAAAACTAAACAAAAAAGCCAGTGTTTTGAGTAAAGTTTTTTTCATTATTGAAATGAAATTAAGAAATTTTCTTTAAACGTCCCATGATTTCCTCTCTGGCTGATTTGCTGACGGGGATTTGATGTTTACCAATATAAAGTGAAAGGTCACCAATTTGCTCAACGTGATTCAAATTAACGATAAAAGAACGGTGCACCCTCAAAAATTCAGATAGATTGCTGAGGGTTTCACTAAATTTACCCAAGGTTTGTAAAATTTGAATCTCTTTGGTTCGGGTAAATACTTTACAGTAATAATCGTTGGCTTCGACCCATTGGATGTCCTGAAAAAACAAACGTTCCATGCCGTTTTTGACTTTGACAAAAAGCCGGTCTTGAAGAACGTAGGCACTTTCATTTTCTACAACATCAACCATTTTTTTTGTTTTCTCCGCCGATTGAATGATGGCCAACTCAATAGCATGTTTTAAATCCCGACCACGATAAGGTTTTGAAAGAAAAGCCGCTGGACCAGTGGTTTTTGCTTTTGAAAAGGTGATTTCATCGGAATTTCCCGTTAAAAAAATGATTGGGAATTGGAATTTTTTTGAAATCTGCCTTACAGTTTCAATTCCATCCCATTTTCCCGACAGCTGTACATCCATGATTAGTAAATCTGGCGAAGATTTTTGAATGGATTCATAAGCGTCTTCACCATTTTCGAAGAGCCCAATCACTTCATAGCCCATTTCTTCAAGGCGGTCTTGGAGGTCTGCTCCAATTATTGCGTCATCTTCAACAATAACGATTTGAATAGCATCCATGATTTACTTAAAGTGTTGAGTAAAAATGTCAATGTTACCTGTATACTAAATGAGGGCCCAATTAAGCCATTTTAAGGACAAAGAACATTCTTTTGTGTACGAAGGGGCTAAAAAATATATGCCAATCGGTGTTTTTATTTATACAAAAAAAAACAGACCTCGAAACTATACCTAAAAGGCGTCGTTTCGGGCCTGCTTTTTTTTTAATTTTATTCACTTAAGAAACGAAATTTGTCCCTTAATTGCCGTTGAATTGAATGGTCAGTACGGTGATGTCATCAAATTGTGAGTTTTCCCCGATAAAATCTTTCAAGTGCTGACGAATGGACTTGTTGATGTCTTGAGGCAAAGGCGCATTAACAAATGGGGTTAAAACATCCTCTGCTCTATGGGTTCCGAAGCGGTCACCAGCCGTATTATTGGCATCGGTTACCCCGTCAGTGTACATAAAAAGAGTATCGCCTGGGTTTAAAGTCAGTACTTGTTTTTTATAGTTGTAGTCGGGATCAATACCGAGGGCCATACCTGTTGTTTTTACGACAGGTTCAACTCCCTTATCTTTTCGTAAAATAAAGGGTGGTTCATGGCCTGCATCTACGTATTCAACCACGCCCGTCTGTAGATCCAAAATACCGACAAAGGCGGTCACAAACATAAAAGAGTCGTTGTCCTCTGATAAAAATGCGTTGACTTCTTTTACTTCGTCGGCGATATCTTCATAATTGCGGTGTAAAAAATGGGTTTTGAAAATGGCTTTTGTAATAGCCATAAACATACAAGCGGGCACACCTTTGTCCGAAACATCTCCGATGATGAAGAAAAGGTGATTTTCGTCAATCAAGAAGAAATCGAATAAATCTCCTCCCACCGATTTAGCAGGTTCCAAAAATCCATGTAAATCCAAGTCTTTTCTCTTCGGGAAAGGTGGGAAAATCTTGGGCAACATTGATTGCTGAATATCACGGGCAATGAGCAAATCATTCTGAATCGAAACCAATTGGTCGCGCTCTTTTTCATGCTGAATTACCATTTCAATGTATCCAGCGGTTTTATCAATGGTAATGTCTAAATCATCAAAATTGATGGGTTTCGTAATAAAATCAAACGCCCCGAGGTTCATGGCCCGGCGGATGTTGTCCATATCGCCGTGGGCCGAAACCATCACCGCTTTTATCCTTGATTTTTTTGATTCGTTGAGGTGCGACAAAAAAGTCAGCCCGTCCATTTCGGGCATGTTGATATCCGAAAGCACAATGTCGATGTCGGAATGTTCAGTCAACGCTTCGAGGGCTTCTACGCCATTGTGTACAAAAATGAATTCGTATCTTTTTTCACGAATTTGTTTTCTGAATCGAGTTTGGATGAGCATTTCCATATCTAATTCGTCATCCATACTTAGTATCTTGATTGCCATTGTCGTGGTAATTTGAGGTGAGTTTTTAACGTTTTAATTAATTGGGTTAGGTTCTAATAGGTTTCAAAACACTGATATATTTCATAATGTCAAGGGAATTTGAAGGGTAAATTCGGTAAAATTACCCGCCTCAGAGTCTACACTCACCGTGCCTCGGTGCATTATATTTACAATATCACGGCTCAGTGCTAACCCTAATCCAGTGCCTTTACCAACGGGTTTAGTCGTAAAAAAAGGTGTAAACAGTTTTTCTTTAATTGAATCTGGAATTCCTATGCCGTTGTCTCTGATTTTTATCTCAACCATATCACTCAGCCGTTTTGAAGTGACGATGATTTGAGGCGCGTACCCTTCAATCTGCAGTTTGAGTTTTTCGTTGATGGCGTAGCAGGCATTATTAACCAAATTAAGGACCACCCGACTGATTTCGGTGGCGGAAATTTTTACCATTTTTACTTTCGCATCCAATTGGAAAACCAACGACACATTGAATGTTCGGTCCTCACCTCGGGTGCCTTGGTAGGCAAGTTTGGTAAATTCTTCCAATAAAACGTTTAAATCAGCAGGTTCAAATTGGGCATCTTTATTTTCAGTTCTTGTTTGGGCTAACATACTTTGAATGATGCGGGTGATTCGACCCCCATTTTCCCCGATTTTTTGATTGAGACCATATAGTTGGTCAAGTAAAAAAAGCAAATCCTCCTCCTCTTCGGTTAGCTGAACATCCTTTCGGTTGTCAAAAATCTCCTTTATTTCTCTAATCAGGTCAATAGAGAGTTTAGAAAAATTGTTTACAAAATTAAGCGGATTTTGAATTTCGTGGAGAATTCCTGCCGTTAACTGACCGATTTCTGCCAATTTATTCATTTGCTTATACCGCTCCTTCAAGGCTTCAATGTCATGCTCAGATTGGTGATTTTCTTGGTGTTCTAATTCACCTTTTTTTTCAGACTCAATCGTTTTATTGTCATTTTCCATATATCCTTTTGATTAAAAGAGGCTTAGCTGAGCGTTGGTAACGTAATAATTACTTCGGTAAACTCACCCTCTTTGGAATTGAGTTCTATTTTTCCTTTATGGAGTTCAATGATGTCTTTGGTCATAAAAAGACCCAATCCGGTGCCTTTTGAGGTGGGTTTGGTTGTAAAGAAAGGACTGAAAATTAGATTTAAATCACGTTGTGGTATTCCTTTACCATTGTCTTTGATTCTTAACTGAACTTCGCCGTTGATTAATGTAGTCGTTAATTTAATTTGTGGGGAAAAATTTTTATTGATTTTACTTTTTTCAAATAAAGTGTAGAGGGCGTTATCTATTATATTGGAAAGAACATCCCCAAACTCAGGTGGAAGAATCCGTGTTTTAAGCGATTGTTGTTCGAGTTCGATGAGTAATTCACCATTAAAATCCCTGTTTTTTTGAGTAAAGTCGTGGAAAATGACTTTGGCCCTGCTTTCAATAAAATAATTCAAATCTGTTTCAAAAAACTCACGTGATTTTTCTTTGAGCAATTTTTGCATGTCCTTGACAATGCGCGTGGTACTGTTTCCGTGGTCATAAATTTTAGTAATACTATTTTTAAGTAGTGTCAACGAATCTTCAAATTCTTCTTGCAAATCCTGATTGAGACTCGCTTTGTTTTTTTCGAGCAGCTCATTTAGTTCATCAATCAAAATAGTTGAAGATTCAGAAAAGTTGTTGATGTAATTTAACGGATTTAAAATTCGGTCAACAATTCCTTTTGTCAATTGACCCACTGAAGCCAGACGTTCCTGTCGAATCAACTCCTCTTGGGTATTTTTAAGATTACTCAGGGTGTTTTCGAGGTCTTCCAGAATGCGAGTTTTGATGTAAGCAGCAATCAGGTGTTCCTTTAAGTTTTTAATCATGTTGAAATCCCTTTGATCAAACGCGTTGGAGCGGACGGAGTTTTCGAGCGTGATAAAACCTTCAATGTGATTATCTACCTTGATGACGATGGCTATCATGGATTTGGGAGTCACCAACGAATCAATCGGGGTATTTAGTTTTTCATAACTAATGTCGTTCTTAAAATAAATATCTTCGTAGACCTCAATGGCTTCGTAAATATAGCGATTTTCGGCTTCTTCGAGGCGTAATTGCACAGATTCTACTGTCGATAGTTCATTGAACCCGTAAAGTGCTTTGAACTGATAGCCATTGGTTTCTTTATTGAAAATCAAGGCACTAGCACAGTCCATGTTACGAATGATTTTCAAACGATTTAAGACGGTTTGAAACAAATTCGCAAAGTTGATTTCAGTGTTGATGGCCTGAACAATGAAATCGATTTTTTCAAGCTGGTCATTTTTGGTAGTAAGCTCTTCAGATTGTTGTTCCAACTCTACTTTTTGGGTCACAACTTCCTCGGTACGTTCGCGAATGAGGTTTTCGAGTTCCAGTTTTTCACGAACCAATACCCGCAATCGCCAACGAACGGAGTTATAAATAAGCGCTCCAATCAGCAAAATATAGGCCGCAATGGCCCACCATTTTAAATAAAGTGGTGTAGCTATCGAAAATTCTACGATGGCTTCCTCACTTTGTTTTCCGTAAATATTGCGAGCTCTTACCCTAAATTTATAATTGCCAGGGGGAAGGTTGGTATATTCCTTTTGAGATTGCGTAGTCCAATCTGACCATACCTTATCAAAATTTTCGAGGTAGTATTGAAAGCTCAATACTTCGTTGACGTTAAAACTCGGGGCTGAAAATTCAAATTCTATGTTATTATTCTTGGGCTCTAACTGAATTTTAGGCACAGACAAATTATCAGTGATTGCGGCTGTATCTGTAGGGTAACCGTTGAAAAGTGTCTCTTCGCCTTTGACTGTTACTTTTCGAATTAATGCGGAAAATGGACGTTGGTATTCTTGGCTAAGGTTTAAATCAAACCGAATCAATCCTTCTGAGCCTCCAAACCAAATCAAATTTGAGTGGTCTGGATAAATAACATTGAAAGGTATATCAGAAATCGGTAAAAATGCAGTATTCGTTGCCTGATACGGCTTATTGGGTTGACCAGTTGGTAGGTAGGATGTAATAAATTTCTCGTCGCCGCGTGTGGTCCATATTTTTCCGCTCCCGTCTTCCAAAATTTTTCCGTTCCAATATACAGTTGCTGCGCTATCGGTCTGAAAAAGATTGTATGGCTCGAATTGGTCTTTTTGCGGTTGAAACCGAAAAATTCCCTTTTGATTATAGGCAATAAGCCCTTTGGAGGTGTTGGTGATGCGATTATACGACAAGGGAGGCAAGCCGTCTTTGGCGGCGTACTTTTTTTCTTCGTTGGTTTGAGCATTGATTTTTATGACACCGTCAGATAGCGTTTCAAGCCACAGATTCCCTTTTTCGTCTTCTGTTATCCCAACTATTTGCTCGTTGGTTTTACCGACAAGTCGGTAGTTTCGGCCACCACCCGCTAGGTTTAACATCCCCAGCCCATTTTGCTGTCCCACAAAAATGACGGACGGATTGATTTTAGATACGTAAACACACAGCGAATAAAAAGGAGTAAGTTGCTGAGCACCACGTTCTGAAACTAAAAATAAGCCTCTGTTGGTGGCAGCCAGAAGCCCATTGGGGGCTACAGCCAAGTCAAAACAGCCTGCATTGAGGGCGGCAACGGGCCTGACGTTAAAATTGTCGATGTAAAAAAGGCCATTAAGTGTCCCTGCATATAAGCGTCCATTGGCCCTTACCACGGCTTTTACTTCGCCCTTCAAGTTACTAAACTCATTGAATTTCTCAATAGGAGAGTCCACATCAATTTGTACAATACCGTTATTGAGGGCTAACCACAAGGCACCGTCACGGTTGGTGAACATGGCATTGACGAGCATGTTTTGCAGGTAGTCATTGTCTTTTATTTGGTTTTTTATTTGGCCATTTTTAGAAATAATGACGATGCCAGCATTTAAGGTTCCAATGGCGAATTGGCCATTTCTTAGTACAGTTCCTGCGGTAGTTTGATTGGTAATTAAATGGCTATTGGCTTCACAATCAAAGACTTTGATGGTATTATTGGATAATTTAAACAACCCTTGGCTACTCGTTAGCAACAAGAACTCATTATTTTCTAATGGAAATACGGCGGTTAGGTCAAAAAGCGTAGGAGTGAGGGCTGTTTTTGCGATTGGAATCAAGTTTTGGCCCTCCAAAAACTGGGGCCCTCCGTTTTTTAGAAATAAGATAATTTTTTGATTTTCATAAAACGAAGACAAAATGGTGCCTTTTACTCTAAATTCTTTGAGGCCTTTGGATGTGAGTAGAAAAACGTATTCTTGTGAGATAAAATATACACCCGCCTTTGTTTGAAATATATTCAGAATTTGGCCAAAGGAGGTCTTAATGGCTTTGCTTAAACTTTCAAAATAGAGCGTTCCAGTACTATCTGGTTTTAAATACCCAAACTCACCTTTTCCGCCCACAAACACCCGCCCGAACTCACTCACACACAGTGCCGAAACTTTAGTGATGTTTTGGGTGGGAATGGTTCGCCACGAAACCCCATCGTACTCAAGCACTCCCGCAAAATTTCCAAAATACATTAAACCCCGTTTATCCTGCGCTACGGCAAAGTTTTGCCCGTGGGCGTTGTATTGTTTCGGATTAAACATCCTGCTGAGGGGTATTCCCTTTTCAGTAGCCTGTTTGTTGTATTGTCCCCACGCTCCACCTCCCCACAGTAACAAAAGCCACATGGTTATTCCACGGGCAAAAACAGCTATTTGGCCTAAACTGTTTGGTTGTTGATAGGTTGACAATAAGTTTTTCATTGATTGTTTTATACTGGACGGTTTAGGCTGTTTCCAAAGTAACATCCTCTTTGTAAGCAGTATTTTCGGCAATAAGATTATAAACTAAATATGGGTCTAAAAGAAAAATAGTGCTGTCTTTCAGGGCATTTACCGATTGAAGATACACCGTTGGCGGTGGTTCTGGTTCGCGAAACCAATACCCGCCTTCGCTTATCCATTGCTGATTACCATCAGTTTCGAGCAGTTCAATTTCGCCTTCATACACAAACAACAACGGTGGGCCTGCCGTACAATATCGATCCATGAGGAGGGTTTCGTAGGAAGTCAATTGAAGTTTTTGTAACGAAATGGTCATAGGTAGGAGCGAATCAGCGGGCAGTTTTTTTAATAAATCTATGGTCCGTATGGCGTTGAGTTTATTGATTAATAAATCTTCCTTTTTAAATCCGTGTTCTATTTTTTTGCAAAGGTCTGTTCGATGGCAATTGGGTAAAAACGCGGCCGTTTCCTTAAACTCTTCAAATGTCGTAGGGTATAATTGATGCAAAACATAAAGGGCCGTTTCAACAATCACTTCGCTGTTTGAGTGTGCGCTAGAAATTAAGACGTATTGATTTTGGGAGTTTGGAAAATGCAATAAGCTTTGAATTGCGGAGGCCTTTAATTCACTGGAAAGCTGCGCAAAATCCCGGTTAATAATGTCAAGCACACGCTCTTCAGGAGATAAGTGTTGTTGTGGATAATTTTCGCGGCATTTTTGCACTTTGTCTTCAATCGTGTCTTCCTCAAAAATAGGGGCTAATTTTACGCGAAGGTCTTCGGTTAGGGCCATCGAAAATACTTCCTGTACAAAGCCTTGCGTCGCTTCGTTATTGTTTTCGTATAAATCTTTAATTAAATCAAAATCCTGGTCTACAATCAAGACATTGAGTAAGTTAAATAGTTTTGGGGCTGTTTGTTTGGTTTCTTCTTCCAACGAATTGAGTAGCGGGGCTAATTCTGGCATTCTTCTAATGTCAGCCTGTGCGGCCATCAGCCAAACGACAAAGGCAGCCTTTTCGTCAATTTCAGCGTTGATGTGGGTGCGTTCGAGGACCGTTGCGGTATAACGATTTTGATTAAGTGCCTCAAACACCCGATCTCTGATGTGGGGATCGGGATGGTTCATTTTGGCTCTTAAAAAACGAGTTGAAGATAGTGTGTCGATTTTTTCAACAATACTGATGATTTCTTTTTGGGTTGCACGGTCGTTTTCTGTGCGGTTAAAAAAACGCTCCAATTCTCCCATTACTGGGTCACCGATGGACGCTAAAGCGATTTTTGTGGGGAGTTTAAAGTAGTTTGACGTGATATTATTCAACAAATGTGGCCATAATTCCATTTTTCGGATGTTTCCAGCGGCCAGCAGGGCCGCCCGTTTTACGCGGGGATTGGTATCCTGCATAAGCGCATCAATGTATTTGAATGCATAGTACCGGCCTGAGTTTTCAAGAAGGGTCACCGATTCAAGTCGTTCTTCGGGCAAGGGAGAGTTGGCCATTTTGATGACGATATCGAAATCGGTTTTTTTACCAGCATCCTCCATTGGCATCACTGTTTCTGTGTTTTTTTTATCGCTCGAACTTTTACGTTTTGCAGATTCTTTCAACAGATTTTTCAACACGTTTCGGTAGAGAGATTGGGTACTGAACGCAACCCATAACCACACAACTAGTATGCCTACAAAAATGTAGGAAAGATAAACGGTGTCGATGAACGTAAAATAGGTCAGACCTAAAAGCAATACACCAGCTACAATATTTCCTCCCGCTTTGGGGCCACCTTCAATCCTGCTCTGTAGTTCGAGCCTTTCCTCTGGATGTATGGGTTGGAAAAGCAATTGGTAAGAAGGGTCACTGATGGATTTTCGGACCGTACTCATCGCAAAACGGCTCATGACGATAAATGCAAAAAACACGTAGGTGGTACCATAAAAGGTCCCATAGACGGCTGCAAACGCATAAAAGATGGTCAGAACCAAAGGTAATACGACCAAGCCGAGTTTTAATCCGTATTTTTCAATAAAGCGTCCGTACAGTAATGTTTTGATTAACAGCTCAATAATGGCGCAAAGTCCAAAAAATAACCCTAAAAAACCAGTTAATAATTCTTTGTCTGGAAATACTTTTTTGGATTCGACGGCAAAAATAAATTCAACATAAAACAACCCCATTACAGGAAATAATGCCAACATAAATACGGCGGTATAATACGGGGATTTGAAAAAATAATTGAAGGTTTTTTGTTTTGGTTTTTCTTTTTCACGCGAGAAAATGGAAAGTTCTGATTTGTATCTTTTAGAAATCGTTACCATCAAAACCAAACAAAAGACTAGGGTGCCGATTGATAAATACAACAATCCGTTGGTATCGATGAATTGTAATAAAAGAGGGACCGATAAATAACTTACAATGGAAGAAATGACGTCGCCAGTGGTGATAAAACTAACAAGGCGCTTGGCTTGTTGTAGATTGAAAATGCGGGAAACAATGGCCCAGAAAGAAATTCCGTTGACAAAAACAAAGACGCGGTTCCAGATAAATAGAAAAAAGTAAATCCATTTGTTGCCCGTAATAAAGTGACCAACAAGCAATGCAGTTACTGAAATAATCAAGAAAATAATCAAAAACAGTGCGATTTTTGAGAAGTAAACGCGTTCTTGAATTTTAGAAACAATGTATCCTAATGCATAAACAATGATACCACTGGCGATATACGCCTTTGGGAGCATGGTTCGGTCAAAACTATTTAGAAACAAAGACATCGTTGCGGTATAAAAAATAGCAACGGATACCCCCATAAAAAAAGAGTAACGCATGAAAGGGTTGACAACCTTGAGGTCGCCTTCTTTCAAGTTCATCAGGTGATATAGTCGCTCTTTTTTTAACATAATCAAGAAAATTTAAAAGGACTAAAGGTCCAGCTTCATTAGGAAGAAAGGCCGTTCGGGCATTTCTGGGATGTTTTCAAGTTGAGAAATTAAGTTAAAA
Encoded proteins:
- a CDS encoding MFS transporter encodes the protein MLKKERLYHLMNLKEGDLKVVNPFMRYSFFMGVSVAIFYTATMSLFLNSFDRTMLPKAYIASGIIVYALGYIVSKIQERVYFSKIALFLIIFLIISVTALLVGHFITGNKWIYFFLFIWNRVFVFVNGISFWAIVSRIFNLQQAKRLVSFITTGDVISSIVSYLSVPLLLQFIDTNGLLYLSIGTLVFCLVLMVTISKRYKSELSIFSREKEKPKQKTFNYFFKSPYYTAVFMLALFPVMGLFYVEFIFAVESKKVFPDKELLTGFLGLFFGLCAIIELLIKTLLYGRFIEKYGLKLGLVVLPLVLTIFYAFAAVYGTFYGTTYVFFAFIVMSRFAMSTVRKSISDPSYQLLFQPIHPEERLELQSRIEGGPKAGGNIVAGVLLLGLTYFTFIDTVYLSYIFVGILVVWLWVAFSTQSLYRNVLKNLLKESAKRKSSSDKKNTETVMPMEDAGKKTDFDIVIKMANSPLPEERLESVTLLENSGRYYAFKYIDALMQDTNPRVKRAALLAAGNIRKMELWPHLLNNITSNYFKLPTKIALASIGDPVMGELERFFNRTENDRATQKEIISIVEKIDTLSSTRFLRAKMNHPDPHIRDRVFEALNQNRYTATVLERTHINAEIDEKAAFVVWLMAAQADIRRMPELAPLLNSLEEETKQTAPKLFNLLNVLIVDQDFDLIKDLYENNNEATQGFVQEVFSMALTEDLRVKLAPIFEEDTIEDKVQKCRENYPQQHLSPEERVLDIINRDFAQLSSELKASAIQSLLHFPNSQNQYVLISSAHSNSEVIVETALYVLHQLYPTTFEEFKETAAFLPNCHRTDLCKKIEHGFKKEDLLINKLNAIRTIDLLKKLPADSLLPMTISLQKLQLTSYETLLMDRYCTAGPPLLFVYEGEIELLETDGNQQWISEGGYWFREPEPPPTVYLQSVNALKDSTIFLLDPYLVYNLIAENTAYKEDVTLETA
- a CDS encoding sensor histidine kinase, coding for MKNLLSTYQQPNSLGQIAVFARGITMWLLLLWGGGAWGQYNKQATEKGIPLSRMFNPKQYNAHGQNFAVAQDKRGLMYFGNFAGVLEYDGVSWRTIPTQNITKVSALCVSEFGRVFVGGKGEFGYLKPDSTGTLYFESLSKAIKTSFGQILNIFQTKAGVYFISQEYVFLLTSKGLKEFRVKGTILSSFYENQKIILFLKNGGPQFLEGQNLIPIAKTALTPTLFDLTAVFPLENNEFLLLTSSQGLFKLSNNTIKVFDCEANSHLITNQTTAGTVLRNGQFAIGTLNAGIVIISKNGQIKNQIKDNDYLQNMLVNAMFTNRDGALWLALNNGIVQIDVDSPIEKFNEFSNLKGEVKAVVRANGRLYAGTLNGLFYIDNFNVRPVAALNAGCFDLAVAPNGLLAATNRGLFLVSERGAQQLTPFYSLCVYVSKINPSVIFVGQQNGLGMLNLAGGGRNYRLVGKTNEQIVGITEDEKGNLWLETLSDGVIKINAQTNEEKKYAAKDGLPPLSYNRITNTSKGLIAYNQKGIFRFQPQKDQFEPYNLFQTDSAATVYWNGKILEDGSGKIWTTRGDEKFITSYLPTGQPNKPYQATNTAFLPISDIPFNVIYPDHSNLIWFGGSEGLIRFDLNLSQEYQRPFSALIRKVTVKGEETLFNGYPTDTAAITDNLSVPKIQLEPKNNNIEFEFSAPSFNVNEVLSFQYYLENFDKVWSDWTTQSQKEYTNLPPGNYKFRVRARNIYGKQSEEAIVEFSIATPLYLKWWAIAAYILLIGALIYNSVRWRLRVLVREKLELENLIRERTEEVVTQKVELEQQSEELTTKNDQLEKIDFIVQAINTEINFANLFQTVLNRLKIIRNMDCASALIFNKETNGYQFKALYGFNELSTVESVQLRLEEAENRYIYEAIEVYEDIYFKNDISYEKLNTPIDSLVTPKSMIAIVIKVDNHIEGFITLENSVRSNAFDQRDFNMIKNLKEHLIAAYIKTRILEDLENTLSNLKNTQEELIRQERLASVGQLTKGIVDRILNPLNYINNFSESSTILIDELNELLEKNKASLNQDLQEEFEDSLTLLKNSITKIYDHGNSTTRIVKDMQKLLKEKSREFFETDLNYFIESRAKVIFHDFTQKNRDFNGELLIELEQQSLKTRILPPEFGDVLSNIIDNALYTLFEKSKINKNFSPQIKLTTTLINGEVQLRIKDNGKGIPQRDLNLIFSPFFTTKPTSKGTGLGLFMTKDIIELHKGKIELNSKEGEFTEVIITLPTLS